A window of Marinobacter sp. es.042 genomic DNA:
TCAACTCAAAAAAACCGACGGTGATTCGATTGCTGCGGTTATTGCGAATAGTCAGGCAGAGTTCTTTTTCCGCACGGGCAGGCTCTCGTCCGGGACAAACACGTCTCTGATGGACAGGGCCTGGCCATCGGCGTCCTGGACTTCTACCGTGTGAATCGGCCGGCCGGTGGCGCGGTCGCGCAAATCGAGCGGAGGCTCGTCCGGAGCAGGGTTCCATTTATCCCCCCATTGACGAAGGGCGATAACCACCGGGAAAAGATCCCGGCCTTTTTCGGTCAGGCGGTATTCAAAGCGTGACCCATGTTCGCCCACATCCACCTTGCGCAGCACTTCATTGTCCACCAGCCGTGCCAGTCGATCACACAGGATGTTCTTGGCAATGCCCAGTTCCTGCTGGAAGTCCACGAACCGGCGGGTGCCATACATGGCGTGCAGCACAATCAGGAGGGACCACCAGTCGCCCACTTCATTGAGGGCGCGGGCGACGGAACAGCTGGAGTCATCAAAACGTTTTCTGGCCATGAACGAAGTGTACCGAATAGGGTTGCATTTTAAAACCAGATTCAATAGGGTTGCTTAACGAAACCAAATTAGTGAGGTTGCATACTACCATGAGCATGAATCTTGGCCCGCTTTTCGAACCGTTTGAACTTCACAACCTCAAACTGCGAAACCGGGTGGCCATGGCGCCCATGACCCGTAACTTCTCGCCGGAGGGCGTTCCGGGAGACAACGTGGTGTCCTATTACCGCCGACGGGCCGAAGCGGGCGTTGGCCTCATCATTACCGAAGGCACGACCGTCAATCACGCGGCCGCCAACGGCTATCCGAATGTACCGGCGTTTCACGGCACCGACGCTCTTGAGGGCTGGAAGCATGTGGTCGACGCGGTCCATGAGTTCGGCGGCGCGATTTTCCCGCAGCTCTGGCACGTGGGTGCCGTCAGGAAGGAGGGCACCCCGCCGGATCCTTCGGTACCCGGATACAGCCCTTCCGGCTTGTTCGCGCC
This region includes:
- a CDS encoding winged helix-turn-helix transcriptional regulator, which translates into the protein MARKRFDDSSCSVARALNEVGDWWSLLIVLHAMYGTRRFVDFQQELGIAKNILCDRLARLVDNEVLRKVDVGEHGSRFEYRLTEKGRDLFPVVIALRQWGDKWNPAPDEPPLDLRDRATGRPIHTVEVQDADGQALSIRDVFVPDESLPVRKKNSA